In Clostridium sp., one DNA window encodes the following:
- a CDS encoding threonine synthase, protein MTYLKYLECSKCGKIYSADQPQNLCRCNGPLLAQYDLDKIRKNINKDVFKTRRKGIFRFRELLPIKEGKNMVTMGEGDTPVIKIKKLGKKIGAENLYIKDEGLNPTGTFKARGAAVGVSKAKELGIKTIAMSTSGNAGSAWSAYSARAGIKLVVVMSDDAAVLAKKQAFVYGSKTYLVKGLISDADKIINKAIKKYGWFEAVTLKEPYRIEGKKTMGLEIAEYFDWEFPDAILYPTGGGVGIIGIWKAFQELRELGWINGKVPKIIAVQAEGCAPIVKAFKENKEISELCKNQNTIARGIRVPKALGDFMVLDAIRKSGGTAVEVKDSEILDSLDLLAKTEGLLVCPEGGALVAAVKKLFEDGFLKPEWKIVLLNTGSGLKYPDLIDEKLPLIETI, encoded by the coding sequence ATGACTTATTTAAAGTATCTGGAATGTTCAAAATGCGGGAAGATATATTCGGCTGATCAACCGCAGAACTTATGTCGGTGCAATGGGCCGCTGCTTGCACAATATGATCTTGATAAAATAAGGAAAAATATAAATAAAGATGTTTTTAAAACAAGAAGAAAAGGTATTTTTAGATTTAGAGAACTTCTACCCATAAAAGAGGGAAAAAATATGGTTACAATGGGTGAAGGCGATACACCTGTAATCAAGATTAAAAAGCTGGGAAAAAAAATTGGTGCTGAAAATCTCTATATAAAAGATGAAGGATTGAATCCTACGGGCACTTTTAAGGCAAGAGGTGCTGCTGTAGGTGTTTCAAAAGCAAAAGAACTTGGAATAAAAACCATAGCCATGTCCACTTCTGGAAACGCAGGAAGTGCTTGGTCAGCGTATTCGGCCAGAGCAGGAATCAAACTCGTGGTTGTCATGTCTGATGATGCTGCAGTTCTGGCTAAGAAGCAGGCTTTTGTATATGGGTCAAAAACTTATCTTGTAAAAGGTCTTATATCTGATGCAGATAAGATAATAAATAAAGCTATAAAAAAATATGGATGGTTTGAGGCGGTCACTCTAAAGGAACCCTATAGAATAGAGGGAAAAAAGACTATGGGACTGGAAATTGCCGAGTACTTCGACTGGGAATTTCCGGATGCCATACTCTATCCAACGGGAGGAGGTGTAGGAATAATTGGAATATGGAAGGCTTTTCAGGAGCTCAGGGAACTTGGATGGATAAATGGCAAAGTTCCAAAAATTATTGCCGTTCAGGCAGAAGGGTGTGCTCCCATTGTAAAAGCATTTAAAGAGAATAAAGAAATTTCAGAATTATGCAAAAATCAAAATACTATAGCGAGAGGAATACGAGTTCCAAAAGCTCTGGGAGATTTTATGGTTTTAGATGCAATCAGAAAAAGCGGTGGTACTGCAGTTGAAGTAAAAGACTCAGAAATTCTTGATTCACTTGATTTGCTTGCAAAGACCGAGGGACTGCTTGTATGCCCTGAAGGAGGTGCATTAGTTGCAGCAGTAAAAAAATTGTTTGAAGACGGATTTTTAAAACCCGAATGGAAAATTGTACTTTTGAATACCGGAAGTGGTTTAAAATATCCTGATTTGATTGATGAGAAGCTTCCGTTGATTGAAACTATTTAA
- a CDS encoding ABC transporter ATP-binding protein, which translates to MSVVQEKPGAIEIENLNKTFKKEGGDLNVLNNINLSVKQGEFLSIVGSSGCGKSTLLRIIVGLDRDYVGNILSYGKAVDGPGIDRGMVFQESRLFPWLTVEKNIEFGISKKMSKEEKRKLVYEQLDLVELTNFAKSYPSQLSGGMKQRISIARSLINKPKLLLLDEPFGALDAMTRINMQQEILKIWKKENTTMILVTHDIDEAVYLGDRVVVLSSRPGRVKKIIPVGLPRPRDRSSYDFTRIKSQIYDEFFTKVENPFSYNI; encoded by the coding sequence ATGTCCGTGGTACAGGAGAAACCAGGTGCTATTGAAATAGAAAATTTGAATAAAACTTTTAAAAAAGAAGGTGGTGATCTCAATGTTTTAAACAATATAAATTTATCAGTTAAACAGGGAGAGTTTTTAAGTATTGTTGGATCAAGTGGATGCGGGAAAAGTACTCTGCTTAGAATAATAGTCGGTCTGGATAGAGATTATGTAGGTAATATACTTTCCTATGGTAAGGCTGTCGATGGTCCTGGAATAGACAGAGGAATGGTGTTTCAGGAATCCAGACTTTTCCCATGGCTTACAGTAGAAAAAAATATAGAATTCGGAATAAGCAAGAAGATGTCCAAAGAAGAAAAGAGAAAGCTGGTTTATGAACAGTTGGACCTGGTTGAATTAACTAATTTTGCGAAGTCCTATCCTTCCCAGCTATCAGGAGGGATGAAACAGAGAATAAGTATTGCCAGGTCACTTATAAACAAACCAAAACTGTTGCTGCTGGATGAGCCTTTTGGTGCACTGGATGCTATGACACGCATTAATATGCAGCAGGAAATTCTTAAAATATGGAAGAAGGAAAATACTACCATGATACTTGTAACCCATGATATAGATGAAGCAGTTTATCTTGGAGACAGGGTGGTTGTATTGTCCAGTAGACCCGGCAGAGTCAAGAAGATTATACCTGTTGGTTTACCTAGGCCCAGAGACAGAAGCAGCTATGATTTTACACGTATTAAAAGTCAAATATATGATGAGTTCTTTACAAAAGTGGAAAATCCATTTTCATATAACATATAA
- a CDS encoding ABC transporter permease, translating to MNVKSGFSKKIKFIGRIGIALIVPIILIILWQILSDRGLIKQSVLPSPHTIFLAFIDMVKSGDLARNLSISILRVIKGYCIGASLGIICGIFIGLFRIAENAVDLLIGFLRPIPIVAWVPVLILWMGIGEASKITVIVIGSFWPILINTIYGIKGADKKYLEVSEILEKSKLETLEKIVFPSALPSIFTGLRIGIGSAWMSVITAEIIAATSGIGYSISYARELSQPDIMLVGVASIGVIGFLIDYIIKKLQILVVRWDSGS from the coding sequence ATGAACGTAAAGTCCGGCTTTAGTAAAAAAATTAAATTTATTGGTAGAATAGGTATTGCACTTATAGTTCCGATAATACTTATTATACTGTGGCAAATTTTAAGTGATAGAGGACTTATTAAACAGTCCGTACTACCGTCTCCTCATACCATATTTCTGGCATTTATAGATATGGTTAAAAGTGGAGATCTGGCGAGAAATTTGTCTATAAGTATACTGAGAGTTATAAAAGGCTATTGTATAGGTGCATCTTTAGGAATAATATGTGGTATATTCATTGGATTGTTCAGAATAGCAGAAAATGCTGTTGACCTGCTTATAGGGTTTTTAAGACCAATTCCTATTGTGGCATGGGTTCCCGTTCTTATACTATGGATGGGAATAGGTGAAGCTTCTAAAATAACGGTAATAGTAATCGGAAGTTTTTGGCCGATACTTATAAATACTATTTATGGAATAAAGGGAGCAGACAAAAAGTATTTGGAAGTTTCTGAAATATTAGAAAAAAGTAAGCTTGAGACACTTGAAAAAATAGTTTTTCCATCAGCACTGCCATCTATTTTTACAGGCCTGCGCATTGGAATTGGAAGTGCATGGATGAGTGTAATTACAGCAGAGATAATTGCAGCAACTTCAGGTATAGGATATTCAATATCCTATGCAAGAGAATTATCACAACCGGATATAATGCTGGTAGGGGTTGCTTCAATAGGTGTAATTGGATTCTTGATAGATTATATAATAAAGAAGCTGCAAATTTTAGTTGTAAGATGGGATTCAGGTAGCTAA
- a CDS encoding LysR family transcriptional regulator, translating to MDIRQLKYFLTIVEKGSITKAARQLHIAQPPLSQQLKLLEKELGIKLIERNTRKLQITDAGRILQYRSKQILELTKNTKKELENLKDGFKGILSIGTVASSGTTILLKKLNDFHEKYPHINFTIRESSTSEILKLLNTGIIEVGIVFTPFNSEKFESLLLPSESMVAVVKQGSYFDSLKNKISLDGLINKPLIVDHKFKDMLISSCHQIGFEPRILCENEDARSVLLWAATGIGIGVVPKSASELIPRLSLKYIEINELSLKTRPAVVWVRNRYLSDIAKDFINTF from the coding sequence ATGGATATAAGACAACTCAAGTACTTTCTTACAATAGTAGAAAAGGGAAGTATAACTAAAGCTGCACGACAACTTCACATAGCACAGCCTCCATTAAGTCAGCAGCTCAAACTGCTGGAAAAAGAGCTTGGAATTAAATTGATAGAAAGAAATACAAGAAAGCTGCAAATAACTGATGCGGGAAGGATACTTCAATACCGTTCCAAACAAATTCTTGAACTGACTAAAAATACAAAAAAAGAACTTGAAAATTTAAAGGACGGATTTAAGGGTATACTATCTATAGGTACAGTAGCATCTTCCGGTACTACAATACTGCTGAAAAAATTAAATGATTTTCATGAAAAGTATCCCCACATAAACTTTACTATAAGAGAAAGCAGCACCTCTGAAATTCTCAAACTCCTCAATACAGGAATTATAGAAGTTGGTATAGTATTTACTCCTTTTAATTCTGAAAAGTTTGAATCATTGCTGCTTCCAAGTGAATCAATGGTTGCAGTTGTAAAACAGGGTTCCTATTTTGACAGTCTCAAAAATAAAATCAGTTTAGACGGTTTAATAAACAAGCCGTTGATAGTAGACCACAAATTTAAAGATATGCTAATTTCATCCTGTCATCAAATTGGTTTCGAACCTAGAATACTATGTGAAAATGAAGATGCAAGGTCGGTTTTACTATGGGCTGCTACTGGTATTGGTATAGGTGTGGTTCCAAAATCTGCTTCAGAGCTGATTCCCCGACTAAGTTTAAAATATATTGAAATAAACGAATTATCCCTCAAAACTCGTCCTGCAGTAGTATGGGTTAGAAATAGGTATTTATCCGATATAGCCAAAGACTTTATAAATACATTTTGA
- a CDS encoding aspartyl-phosphate phosphatase Spo0E family protein, with protein MSNIKDILLEMQELRKHLNDLVKQKNNLLNPEVIAASKMLDSLLNEYSRIIKNKVDK; from the coding sequence ATGTCTAATATAAAAGATATTCTGTTGGAAATGCAGGAATTGAGAAAACATCTGAATGATTTAGTCAAACAGAAAAACAATTTATTAAATCCGGAAGTAATTGCAGCAAGTAAGATGTTGGATTCATTGCTAAATGAATATAGCAGGATAATCAAAAACAAAGTAGACAAGTAG
- a CDS encoding MarR family winged helix-turn-helix transcriptional regulator, with protein MSTISLIENQPPCPDDKLFSIQADKIINIFKNIQRSLTTKFKKSANKYGFTVPQLSVIFHLYKMPYVTLNELSECMMLTKSTVSGIIDRLEKQGIVIREIPEDNRRIVRLSLSNDFKEKHDISSMKKEFISDCILDIIKDMGPVETDNFISSLEHFNSLIKK; from the coding sequence GTGAGTACAATATCACTAATAGAAAATCAGCCTCCATGCCCAGATGATAAACTGTTTTCAATACAGGCGGACAAAATAATAAATATATTCAAAAACATACAGCGATCTTTAACTACAAAGTTCAAAAAAAGTGCAAATAAATATGGCTTTACAGTGCCGCAGCTTTCGGTTATATTTCATTTGTACAAAATGCCTTATGTAACCTTGAATGAATTAAGCGAATGCATGATGCTTACTAAAAGTACTGTTTCAGGCATAATAGACAGGCTTGAAAAGCAGGGCATAGTAATCAGGGAAATCCCTGAAGACAATCGCAGAATTGTCAGGCTTTCTCTTTCCAACGATTTCAAAGAAAAACATGATATTTCCTCTATGAAAAAGGAATTCATTTCCGATTGTATTCTTGACATTATAAAAGATATGGGACCCGTGGAAACAGACAATTTCATTTCTTCATTGGAACACTTTAATTCACTTATAAAAAAATAG
- the smpB gene encoding SsrA-binding protein SmpB has translation MAKNKTGSKTLAENRKARHDYFIEESMEAGIELVGTEVKSIREGKANLKDSYADIINGEIFVRNMHISPYEKGNIYNKDPLRTRKLLLHKSEISKLLGYTAQRGYTLVPLALYLKHGMVKVNLAVGKGKKDYDKRNVLMEKAAKRDIDRQLKERYR, from the coding sequence ATGGCAAAAAACAAAACTGGAAGCAAAACTCTTGCTGAAAATAGGAAGGCAAGACATGACTACTTCATAGAAGAATCAATGGAAGCCGGTATAGAACTTGTAGGGACAGAGGTAAAATCCATACGAGAAGGCAAAGCCAATTTAAAGGATAGTTATGCGGATATAATAAACGGTGAAATCTTTGTCAGAAACATGCATATAAGTCCTTATGAAAAGGGGAATATATATAATAAAGATCCGCTCAGAACAAGAAAACTGCTTCTGCATAAATCCGAGATAAGTAAATTACTGGGATATACGGCACAGAGAGGATATACTTTAGTGCCGCTTGCACTGTACCTTAAACATGGAATGGTAAAGGTAAACCTGGCAGTTGGAAAGGGTAAAAAAGACTATGACAAGAGAAATGTGCTTATGGAAAAAGCTGCTAAGAGAGATATAGACAGGCAGCTTAAAGAAAGATACAGATGA
- the rnr gene encoding ribonuclease R, with amino-acid sequence MNITETILNFMKEKAYKPMDIKELEKVFAIRKDEKKEFKKILRNMEKEGYIVKTRTSRYGVPERMGLVIGKFQGHQKGFGFVIPEDGVDVFIPISGLNGAMNGDKVIVRILKKENNGKKCEGEIIRIIERANKTVVGTFEDSRNFGFVVPEEKRIYQDIFIPKNCKKTASTGDVVIVEITEWPDGRRNPEGKIINVLGKKSEKGIDILTIIKKNDLPEEFPAKVESYAESIPDKIPEEEYERREDLRDLTIVTIDGEDAKDLDDAVSLERLPNGNFYLGVHIADVSNYVKDKSPLDREALRRGTSVYLIDRVIPMLPKKLSNGICSLNPKIDRLTLSCLMEINDTGKVIDHKIVESIIRTSERMTYTDVTKILEGEDERVMGRYGYLVSTFKLMEELAKILYKKRMLRGAVDFDFTECSIKLDELGRPVEIKPAERGISNHIIEEFMLVCNETIAEHMFWTNMPFVYRIHEDPDEEKLMHFNEFVHNLGYTIKWGQEVNPKVLQGILEKVKGQKEETVVSTLLLRSMKQARYSPKCTGHFGLAAKYYCHFTSPIRRYPDLIIHRIIKEFINGKLDEKEIKSLDVKVDYAARQSSEMERIAQDAEREVDDLKKAEYMSKRIGEEYNGIVSSVTNFGMFVELENTIEGLVHLSTMTDDYYIYDDRHLSLMGEKSRKIYKLGDEVRIQVLKVDLAAHEIYFELVKQQEEQIADVETLDFEA; translated from the coding sequence ATGAATATAACGGAAACAATTTTAAATTTTATGAAAGAAAAGGCATATAAGCCTATGGATATAAAAGAACTTGAAAAAGTTTTTGCAATAAGAAAGGATGAGAAGAAGGAATTCAAGAAAATACTCAGGAATATGGAAAAAGAAGGTTATATAGTAAAGACCAGAACAAGCAGATATGGAGTACCTGAAAGGATGGGACTTGTAATAGGAAAATTTCAGGGCCACCAGAAGGGTTTTGGCTTTGTCATACCCGAGGATGGAGTGGATGTATTTATTCCCATTTCTGGCCTGAACGGGGCTATGAACGGTGATAAAGTCATAGTCAGGATTTTGAAAAAGGAAAACAACGGCAAAAAGTGTGAAGGAGAAATAATAAGGATAATTGAACGGGCCAATAAAACAGTTGTAGGTACTTTTGAGGACAGCAGAAATTTTGGCTTTGTAGTACCGGAGGAAAAGAGGATATACCAGGATATATTCATCCCTAAAAATTGTAAAAAAACTGCATCTACAGGAGATGTAGTGATTGTAGAGATAACTGAATGGCCTGACGGAAGAAGAAATCCGGAGGGCAAGATAATAAATGTACTTGGAAAGAAAAGTGAAAAGGGAATAGACATTCTGACTATAATCAAAAAGAATGATCTTCCGGAAGAATTTCCGGCAAAGGTTGAAAGTTATGCTGAATCCATACCGGATAAAATTCCGGAGGAAGAATACGAGAGGAGGGAGGATCTGAGGGATCTTACCATAGTTACGATAGATGGTGAAGATGCAAAGGATCTGGACGATGCAGTATCTCTTGAAAGACTCCCCAATGGAAATTTTTATTTGGGTGTTCATATAGCGGATGTATCCAATTACGTGAAGGATAAAAGTCCCCTTGACAGGGAAGCACTGAGAAGGGGTACATCTGTGTATCTGATTGACAGGGTCATACCTATGCTGCCTAAAAAGTTGTCCAATGGAATATGCAGCTTGAATCCCAAGATTGACAGACTTACTCTCAGCTGCCTCATGGAAATAAACGATACAGGCAAGGTTATAGATCATAAGATTGTAGAGAGTATAATAAGAACGAGTGAAAGAATGACATATACGGATGTGACCAAAATACTGGAAGGTGAAGATGAAAGGGTAATGGGAAGATACGGTTATCTTGTATCCACCTTTAAGCTTATGGAGGAACTTGCCAAGATACTCTACAAGAAGAGAATGCTCAGGGGTGCTGTGGATTTTGACTTCACGGAATGCAGTATAAAACTTGATGAACTGGGAAGACCTGTAGAAATAAAACCTGCTGAAAGAGGAATTTCAAACCACATAATAGAGGAATTCATGCTTGTATGCAATGAAACTATAGCGGAGCATATGTTCTGGACAAATATGCCTTTTGTATACAGGATACATGAAGATCCCGACGAGGAAAAGCTCATGCATTTCAATGAATTTGTTCACAACCTGGGGTATACTATAAAATGGGGACAGGAAGTAAATCCAAAAGTGCTTCAGGGAATTTTAGAAAAAGTAAAGGGCCAAAAGGAAGAAACTGTAGTCAGTACGCTGCTTTTGAGATCCATGAAGCAGGCCAGATATTCTCCAAAATGTACCGGGCACTTTGGCCTGGCCGCAAAGTACTACTGTCATTTTACTTCACCTATAAGAAGATATCCTGATCTCATTATCCACAGGATAATCAAAGAATTTATAAATGGAAAACTGGATGAAAAAGAGATAAAAAGTCTTGATGTAAAAGTGGATTATGCAGCAAGGCAGTCTTCTGAAATGGAAAGAATCGCCCAGGATGCCGAAAGAGAAGTGGATGATCTGAAAAAGGCGGAGTATATGAGCAAGAGAATAGGTGAAGAGTATAATGGAATAGTATCATCTGTAACCAACTTCGGGATGTTCGTGGAACTTGAAAATACAATAGAAGGCCTGGTGCACTTGAGCACTATGACGGATGATTATTATATATATGATGACAGGCATCTTTCACTTATGGGAGAAAAGTCCAGGAAAATCTACAAATTGGGTGACGAGGTAAGGATACAGGTATTGAAGGTGGATTTAGCCGCTCATGAAATTTATTTTGAACTGGTAAAACAGCAGGAGGAACAGATAGCAGATGTGGAAACTCTGGATTTTGAAGCTTAA
- the secG gene encoding preprotein translocase subunit SecG, which translates to MHNFLLILQIIVSILLIAVVLVQPGKTNGLSGFISGGTTESFYSRNKSRTSEAMLSRLTVFLAIIFAVLCVVQNLIK; encoded by the coding sequence GTGCATAATTTTCTTTTAATATTGCAGATTATAGTATCCATACTGTTGATAGCGGTTGTACTTGTTCAACCAGGAAAGACAAATGGATTGAGTGGATTTATATCTGGCGGGACAACTGAGAGCTTTTATTCCAGAAATAAATCCAGAACTTCTGAAGCAATGTTATCCAGGTTAACTGTTTTTCTAGCCATAATATTTGCTGTATTATGTGTAGTTCAAAATTTGATAAAATAG